A single window of Bordetella genomosp. 11 DNA harbors:
- a CDS encoding DUF2840 domain-containing protein: MTASASPVAGAATTALAALSGQPASAPLTRVALAYIEPRFKLYLRFGEPARTLRLDRWRSLAMFMPNAVLCRIRWQANDYGTIRWQLMVMQTCPPLDTAQRLPGVQPGARLLLHAEGENQVRAVLERIDAIEALGIAPATASSAYWRTLANRLAARLPLPEYTAERHAAWLTGRALS; encoded by the coding sequence ATGACTGCATCCGCTTCGCCTGTCGCTGGCGCGGCCACGACTGCGCTCGCAGCACTTTCCGGCCAGCCTGCCAGCGCGCCGCTGACGCGCGTGGCGCTGGCTTACATCGAACCGCGCTTCAAGCTCTACCTGCGCTTTGGCGAACCCGCGCGCACGCTGCGGCTCGACCGTTGGCGCAGTCTCGCCATGTTCATGCCGAACGCCGTGCTCTGCCGCATCCGTTGGCAGGCCAACGACTACGGCACGATCCGCTGGCAGCTCATGGTGATGCAGACTTGCCCGCCGCTGGACACGGCGCAGCGCCTCCCCGGCGTGCAGCCGGGCGCGCGCCTGCTGCTGCACGCCGAGGGCGAGAATCAGGTGCGCGCCGTGCTGGAGCGCATCGACGCCATCGAGGCGCTGGGTATTGCTCCCGCTACTGCCTCGTCCGCGTACTGGCGCACGCTCGCGAACCGGCTCGCGGCGCGCTTGCCTCTGCCCGAATACACCGCCGAGCGGCACGCTGCCTGGTTGACCGGGAGGGCGCTGTCATGA
- a CDS encoding S26 family signal peptidase, producing the protein MTAVSTAGTAPCPRSRLRAHLVLAGLSACGLAALAWASFVHPLPRLIYNPSDSVAIGWYRVEPLHQRTDSLPRPLSVGSIVVTTLPADTAALAAQRRYLPARVPLLKRVGAIAPQTVCVFDALVWIDGVPVAGVLAADRLGRPLPSWRQCRQLRPGELFLLSAINPASFDSRYFGPVSTAAVIGVARPVWLESRP; encoded by the coding sequence ATGACCGCCGTTTCTACTGCCGGCACCGCGCCGTGTCCGCGCTCACGCCTGCGCGCTCACCTCGTACTGGCGGGCCTGTCCGCCTGCGGCCTCGCTGCGTTGGCCTGGGCGTCCTTCGTGCATCCGCTACCGCGCCTGATCTACAACCCGTCCGACAGCGTGGCGATTGGCTGGTATCGCGTGGAACCGCTCCACCAGCGCACCGACTCGCTGCCCCGGCCTTTGTCCGTTGGCAGCATCGTCGTGACCACGTTGCCGGCGGACACCGCCGCGCTGGCTGCGCAGCGCCGCTACCTGCCGGCGCGCGTGCCGCTGCTCAAGCGCGTGGGCGCCATCGCACCGCAAACTGTGTGCGTTTTCGATGCGCTGGTCTGGATCGATGGCGTGCCGGTGGCCGGCGTGCTGGCCGCCGACCGGCTGGGCCGTCCGCTGCCTTCCTGGCGACAATGCCGCCAGCTCCGGCCTGGCGAACTGTTCCTCTTGAGCGCGATCAACCCGGCGTCGTTCGACAGCCGGTATTTCGGGCCGGTCAGCACAGCCGCCGTGATCGGCGTTGCGCGTCCGGTCTGGCTGGAGTCACGCCCATGA